The following proteins are encoded in a genomic region of Alistipes shahii WAL 8301:
- a CDS encoding gluconate 5-dehydrogenase: MVNFSLEGKVALVTGASYGIGFALATAFARQGAKIVFNDIKQELVDKGLAAYKAEGIEAKGYVCDVTSEEQVNAMVAQIEKEVGIVDILVNNAGIIKRIPMVEMTAAEFRQVIDIDLNGPFIVSKAVIPSMIKKGKGKIINICSMMSELGRETVSAYAAAKGGLKMLTRNIASEYGEYNIQCNGIGPGYIATPQTAPLRERQADGSRHPFDSFIVAKTPAARWGTPEDLMGPAVFLASDASDFVNGHILYVDGGILAYIGKQPQ, translated from the coding sequence ATGGTAAACTTTTCACTGGAAGGTAAGGTCGCGCTCGTGACGGGCGCCTCTTACGGCATCGGATTCGCACTGGCAACGGCTTTCGCACGTCAGGGCGCAAAAATCGTCTTCAACGACATCAAACAGGAGCTGGTGGACAAAGGCCTGGCCGCCTACAAGGCCGAGGGCATCGAGGCCAAAGGCTACGTCTGCGACGTGACCAGCGAGGAGCAGGTGAACGCCATGGTGGCGCAGATCGAAAAAGAGGTCGGCATCGTGGACATCCTCGTCAACAACGCCGGCATCATCAAGCGCATCCCGATGGTCGAGATGACCGCCGCGGAGTTCCGCCAGGTGATCGACATCGACCTCAACGGCCCGTTCATCGTCTCGAAGGCCGTCATCCCCTCGATGATCAAGAAGGGCAAAGGCAAGATCATCAACATCTGCTCGATGATGTCGGAGCTGGGCCGCGAGACCGTCTCGGCCTACGCCGCAGCCAAAGGCGGACTGAAGATGCTGACCCGCAACATCGCTTCGGAGTACGGCGAATACAACATCCAGTGCAACGGCATCGGCCCGGGTTACATCGCGACGCCCCAGACCGCACCGCTGCGCGAGCGTCAGGCCGACGGATCGCGCCACCCGTTCGATTCGTTCATCGTGGCCAAGACCCCCGCGGCACGCTGGGGCACGCCCGAAGACCTGATGGGACCCGCCGTGTTCCTCGCATCGGACGCTTCGGATTTCGTCAACGGACACATCCTCTACGTCGACGGCGGCATTCTGGCCTACATCGGCAAGCAGCCGCAGTAG
- the kduI gene encoding 5-dehydro-4-deoxy-D-glucuronate isomerase — protein sequence MKTNYEIRYAAHPEDAKSYDTARLRRDFLIEKVFTADEVNMVYSMYDRMVVGGAMPVAETLRLEAIDPLKAPFFLTRREMGIYNVGGPGVVKAGDAVFELGYKEALYLGSGDREVTFASEDAGNPAKFYFNSLTAHRNYPDKKVTKADAVVAHMGSLEGSNDRNINKMLVNQVLPTCQLQMGMTELLPGSVWNTMPAHVHSRRMEAYFYFEVPEDQAVCHFMGEVDETRHIWMKGDQAVLSPEWSIHSAAATHNYTFIWGMGGENLDYGDQDFSKITDLK from the coding sequence ATGAAAACCAATTACGAAATCCGCTATGCGGCGCATCCCGAGGATGCGAAAAGCTACGACACGGCGCGTCTGCGCCGCGATTTCCTGATCGAAAAGGTATTCACGGCCGACGAGGTCAACATGGTCTACTCGATGTACGACCGCATGGTCGTCGGAGGCGCCATGCCTGTCGCCGAGACGCTCCGCCTCGAAGCCATCGACCCGCTGAAGGCTCCGTTCTTCCTCACGCGCCGCGAAATGGGCATCTACAACGTCGGAGGCCCCGGCGTGGTGAAGGCCGGCGACGCCGTGTTCGAACTCGGCTACAAGGAGGCCCTCTACCTCGGTTCGGGCGACCGCGAGGTGACCTTCGCGAGCGAGGACGCCGGGAATCCCGCCAAATTCTATTTCAACTCGCTGACCGCACACCGCAACTACCCCGACAAGAAGGTCACCAAAGCCGACGCCGTGGTGGCCCACATGGGTTCGCTCGAAGGGTCGAACGACCGCAACATCAACAAGATGCTCGTGAACCAGGTGCTGCCGACCTGCCAGTTGCAGATGGGCATGACCGAGCTGCTGCCCGGAAGCGTGTGGAACACGATGCCCGCACACGTGCACTCGCGCCGCATGGAGGCCTATTTCTATTTCGAAGTGCCCGAGGACCAGGCCGTGTGCCACTTCATGGGCGAAGTCGACGAGACGCGCCACATCTGGATGAAGGGCGATCAGGCCGTGCTCTCGCCCGAATGGTCGATCCACAGCGCCGCAGCCACGCACAACTACACCTTCATCTGGGGCATGGGCGGCGAGAACCTCGACTACGGCGACCAGGATTTTTCGAAAATAACGGACCTGAAATAA
- a CDS encoding XRE family transcriptional regulator, which translates to MNERVKLIRKQLGMTQEQLAQRLGIGKAALSMIETGKAGLSARNRNILVQELNVNPDWLETGKGNMFNAEPDLTAYMHRTDNSLPLQSVPLYSIEGTAGLVPLFTDQAQSKPVNFIHIPNLPKCDGAIYIVGDSMYPLLKSGDIVLYKQLRDINDIFWGDMYLLSIDIDGEEYVTVKYIQKSDRAGYVKLVSQNQHHADKDVEISRIRAIALVKASIRMNSIR; encoded by the coding sequence ATGAACGAACGGGTAAAACTGATACGCAAGCAGCTCGGCATGACACAAGAGCAACTGGCACAACGACTTGGAATCGGCAAAGCGGCGCTGTCGATGATCGAAACCGGCAAGGCGGGGCTTTCGGCGCGCAACCGCAACATATTGGTTCAGGAATTGAACGTCAATCCCGACTGGCTCGAAACCGGCAAGGGCAACATGTTCAACGCCGAACCCGATCTGACGGCCTACATGCACCGCACGGACAACTCGCTGCCGCTGCAAAGCGTCCCCCTCTACTCGATCGAGGGCACGGCGGGCCTGGTCCCGCTGTTCACCGACCAGGCGCAGAGCAAGCCCGTCAACTTCATCCACATTCCCAACCTCCCGAAATGCGACGGGGCGATCTATATCGTCGGCGACTCGATGTACCCGCTGCTCAAGAGCGGCGACATCGTGCTGTACAAGCAGCTGCGCGACATAAACGACATCTTCTGGGGCGACATGTACCTGCTGTCGATCGACATCGACGGCGAGGAGTACGTGACGGTGAAGTACATTCAGAAATCAGACCGCGCAGGCTACGTGAAGCTCGTGAGCCAGAACCAGCACCACGCCGACAAGGACGTGGAGATCTCGCGCATCCGCGCCATCGCGCTCGTGAAGGCGAGCATCAGGATGAACTCGATCCGTTAG
- the terL gene encoding phage terminase large subunit, with translation MLKPTEPTSAERSSAEVFVTGGNASPDAPACDAVFAGFPLFSGGSPFPEGLVLPDDAPPAAPPSFADFALGVYPFLELEPFHRAYYRVLEAFAAGRVRRLIVTMPPQHGKSVGATTLLPAYVLGLDPDCRVAIASYSGTLASKFNRRVQRILESQEYAAFFPDTSIKRGAKPPGYIRTADEVEIIGRRGGLLSVGREGSLTGNRVDCFVLDDLYKDALEANSPLVRANCWEWYTSVVRTRMHNASRELVVFTRWHEEDLIGALAVREPVEELRAWSQLDTLPADRWLHLNFEALKTAPPTEVDPRQPGEALWERQHGAALLEAKRRLDPLQFEAMYQGRPSAREGLLYGLNFAEYDCLPHEIVRRANYTDTADTGDDYLCSLSYAVDADGVIYITDAVYSREPMEATEPLVGEMLVRSDTRQAAIESNNGGRGFARAVQALAPGVRVEWFHQSGNKEARILSNSATALHLVRFPRGWNLRWPELYAHLTTYRRKFRANRWHDAADVVTGIVEREAAGRGQKRVRGIRFL, from the coding sequence ATGCTCAAACCAACCGAACCGACCTCTGCGGAGCGCTCCTCCGCAGAGGTTTTCGTAACCGGCGGGAACGCCTCTCCGGATGCTCCCGCGTGCGATGCCGTATTTGCGGGCTTTCCGCTGTTTTCCGGCGGCTCGCCGTTTCCCGAGGGGCTGGTGCTTCCGGACGACGCGCCGCCGGCCGCGCCCCCGTCCTTCGCCGATTTCGCCCTCGGGGTCTATCCCTTTCTCGAGCTCGAACCCTTCCACCGGGCCTATTACCGGGTGCTGGAGGCCTTTGCCGCGGGGCGCGTCCGGCGGCTGATCGTCACCATGCCGCCCCAGCACGGCAAGAGCGTCGGGGCCACGACCCTGCTCCCGGCCTACGTGCTGGGACTCGACCCCGACTGCCGGGTGGCGATCGCCTCCTACTCGGGGACGCTGGCCTCGAAGTTCAACCGCCGCGTGCAGCGCATCCTCGAATCGCAGGAATACGCGGCCTTTTTTCCGGACACCTCCATCAAGCGGGGGGCGAAACCGCCCGGCTACATCCGCACGGCCGACGAGGTCGAGATCATCGGCCGCCGGGGCGGTCTGCTCTCCGTCGGCCGCGAAGGGTCGCTGACGGGTAACCGCGTGGACTGCTTTGTCTTGGACGATTTATATAAAGACGCGCTTGAAGCTAATTCGCCGCTCGTCCGCGCCAACTGCTGGGAGTGGTACACCTCCGTCGTGCGGACCCGCATGCACAACGCCTCGCGCGAGCTGGTGGTCTTCACCCGCTGGCACGAGGAGGACCTGATCGGCGCCCTCGCGGTCCGCGAGCCGGTCGAGGAGCTGCGCGCGTGGTCGCAGCTCGACACGCTGCCTGCCGACCGGTGGCTGCACCTCAATTTCGAGGCTCTGAAAACCGCGCCGCCCACGGAGGTCGACCCCCGCCAGCCGGGCGAGGCGTTGTGGGAGCGGCAGCACGGCGCTGCGCTGCTGGAGGCCAAGCGGCGGCTGGACCCGCTGCAATTCGAGGCGATGTATCAGGGGCGTCCGTCGGCCCGCGAGGGGCTGTTGTACGGGCTGAATTTCGCCGAGTACGACTGTCTGCCACACGAGATCGTCCGCCGCGCCAACTACACCGACACCGCCGACACGGGCGACGACTACCTCTGTTCGCTCTCCTATGCGGTCGATGCCGACGGGGTGATTTACATTACCGACGCGGTCTATTCGCGCGAGCCGATGGAGGCGACCGAGCCGCTGGTGGGGGAGATGCTCGTGCGCTCGGACACGCGGCAGGCCGCCATCGAGAGCAACAACGGCGGCCGCGGTTTCGCCCGGGCCGTGCAGGCACTTGCGCCGGGCGTGCGCGTCGAGTGGTTCCACCAGAGCGGCAACAAGGAGGCGCGCATCCTCTCCAATTCGGCCACGGCGCTCCACCTCGTGCGTTTTCCCCGCGGCTGGAACCTCCGCTGGCCCGAACTCTACGCCCACCTGACGACCTACCGCCGGAAGTTTCGCGCCAACCGATGGCACGACGCGGCGGATGTCGTGACGGGCATCGTCGAGCGCGAGGCCGCCGGCCGGGGGCAGAAACGGGTCCGCGGCATCCGGTTTTTGTGA
- a CDS encoding NAD(P)H-dependent flavin oxidoreductase, translating to MKSLKIGNLCASMPIVQGGMGVGVSLAGLASAVANQGGVGVISSAGLGAIYNNYSKDYRTASIWGLKEELRKAREATKGIIGVNVMVAMSNFADMVKTAIAEKADIIFSGAGLPLNLPSFLTEDAKTKLAPIVSSARAAKVLCQKWFSEYKYIPDAIVVEGPKAGGHLGYKADQISDEHYSLEAIVPQIVAEVRAFEAEHNCSIPVIAGGGIYTGEDIYRIMALGADGVQMGTRFVTTDECDADPAFKQSYIEAHEEDIEIIQSPVGMPGRAIRNSFLDRVKEGLKVPKACPFDCIKTCDVTHSPYCIMLALYNAFKGKLRNGYAFCGSNAWRAEKIQSVRELMTSLRTEYDSFAAKCEGFSLREKLFGAK from the coding sequence ATGAAATCATTGAAAATCGGAAATTTATGCGCCTCCATGCCCATCGTTCAGGGCGGTATGGGCGTAGGCGTCTCCCTTGCGGGCCTGGCATCGGCCGTGGCCAATCAGGGCGGTGTCGGCGTCATCTCGTCGGCCGGTCTCGGGGCGATCTATAACAACTATTCGAAGGACTATCGCACCGCCTCGATCTGGGGGCTGAAGGAGGAGCTTCGCAAGGCCCGCGAAGCGACGAAGGGCATCATCGGCGTCAACGTCATGGTCGCCATGTCCAACTTCGCCGACATGGTGAAGACCGCCATCGCCGAGAAGGCCGACATCATCTTCTCGGGTGCGGGGCTTCCGTTGAACCTGCCGTCGTTTCTCACGGAAGACGCCAAGACCAAACTGGCTCCGATCGTTTCGTCGGCGCGCGCCGCGAAGGTCCTGTGCCAGAAATGGTTCTCGGAATATAAGTACATCCCCGACGCCATCGTGGTCGAGGGTCCCAAGGCGGGCGGCCACCTGGGTTACAAGGCCGACCAGATCTCCGACGAGCACTATTCGCTCGAAGCCATCGTTCCGCAGATCGTGGCCGAGGTCCGTGCTTTCGAGGCCGAGCACAACTGCAGCATTCCGGTGATCGCCGGCGGCGGTATCTATACGGGCGAGGACATCTACCGCATCATGGCGCTGGGCGCCGACGGCGTGCAGATGGGGACGCGCTTCGTCACCACCGACGAGTGCGACGCCGATCCGGCTTTCAAGCAGAGCTACATCGAGGCGCACGAGGAGGACATCGAGATCATCCAAAGCCCCGTCGGCATGCCGGGCCGGGCCATCCGCAACTCGTTCCTCGACCGCGTGAAGGAGGGCCTGAAGGTCCCCAAGGCGTGTCCGTTCGACTGCATCAAGACGTGCGACGTGACGCACAGCCCCTACTGCATCATGCTGGCCCTCTACAACGCTTTCAAGGGCAAGCTCCGCAACGGCTACGCCTTCTGCGGCTCGAACGCCTGGCGTGCCGAGAAGATTCAGTCGGTCCGGGAGCTGATGACATCGCTCCGCACCGAGTACGACAGCTTCGCCGCGAAATGCGAAGGCTTCTCGCTCCGGGAAAAACTCTTCGGCGCGAAGTGA
- a CDS encoding BACON domain-containing protein translates to MQTSRFMRVLSGLLLSVFAVTGPTACNDNNDKNTATLTVSTDDLVLGGEAGESETFTITTTAAWKAVPSGEGFTLDKTEGTGDATVRVTAAAGNWDGYVKQLGSIEIAATNVDGVKTVSVSQDEITPVLPSEVTLVADFTLGASVATPELPPYSTDNFTTGRHEYTIGGYTFAIFVDPDEGGKFYWLDNKQFSPSIPDPAQGLFFSKLGAYVEFPAITGKVLSEVHYLPTSQQNDVSLDLFGADDSEPQYTLDYGDDGTWSYTLIDARENLRYRIEITNKKNAQLAKLKLVYAAAK, encoded by the coding sequence ATGCAAACATCCAGATTCATGCGGGTCCTTTCGGGGTTGCTGCTGTCAGTTTTCGCCGTCACCGGCCCAACCGCCTGCAACGACAACAACGACAAGAACACCGCGACGCTGACCGTCAGCACAGACGACCTCGTACTGGGCGGCGAGGCCGGGGAGTCCGAAACCTTCACCATCACTACGACCGCCGCGTGGAAGGCCGTCCCCTCGGGCGAAGGCTTCACGCTCGACAAGACCGAGGGCACGGGTGACGCTACCGTCCGCGTAACCGCCGCCGCGGGCAACTGGGACGGCTATGTGAAGCAGCTGGGCAGCATCGAGATCGCGGCCACGAACGTCGACGGAGTGAAAACCGTCAGCGTCAGCCAGGACGAAATCACCCCGGTGCTGCCGTCCGAGGTAACCCTGGTGGCCGATTTTACGCTGGGAGCTTCGGTCGCCACCCCCGAGCTGCCGCCCTATTCGACGGATAACTTCACGACCGGGCGCCATGAGTACACGATCGGCGGCTACACATTTGCCATTTTCGTCGATCCGGACGAGGGCGGCAAATTCTACTGGCTCGACAACAAGCAGTTCAGCCCCTCCATTCCGGATCCGGCCCAAGGACTGTTTTTCAGCAAATTAGGCGCATACGTCGAATTCCCGGCCATCACCGGCAAAGTTCTTTCGGAGGTTCACTACCTGCCCACGAGCCAGCAGAACGACGTCAGCCTCGACCTGTTCGGCGCCGACGATTCGGAACCGCAGTATACGCTCGATTACGGCGACGACGGCACATGGTCCTACACACTGATCGACGCCCGGGAGAACCTGCGTTACCGCATCGAGATCACCAACAAGAAAAACGCGCAGCTCGCCAAACTCAAACTCGTCTACGCCGCGGCGAAATGA
- the tsaD gene encoding tRNA (adenosine(37)-N6)-threonylcarbamoyltransferase complex transferase subunit TsaD — protein sequence MDITILGIESSCDDTSAAVLRNNVLLSNVIASQAVHVKYGGVIPELASRAHQQNIIPVVDTALKEAGVAADRIDAIAFTRGPGLVGSLLVGVSFTKGLSIARNIPMVEVNHLQGHILSHFIDLRDRTLPHPDFPFLCLLVSGGHTQIVRVDSPLEMEIIGTTIDDAAGEAFDKCAKVMGLPYPGGPVIDRLAKEGDPKAFRFAHPRVEGYDYSFSGLKTSFLYTLRDAVAADPDFIETHKADLCASLQGTIVEILLDKLIRASKETGIRDIAIAGGVSANSGLRDGIAEAGRRRGWRTFLPEFKFTTDNAAMIAMAGYYRYLRGDFSSLDVSPVARLEEL from the coding sequence ATGGATATTACAATTCTCGGCATCGAATCCTCGTGTGACGACACCTCTGCCGCCGTGCTCCGCAACAACGTCCTGCTGTCGAACGTCATCGCCTCGCAGGCGGTTCACGTCAAATACGGCGGCGTGATCCCCGAACTGGCCTCGCGGGCCCACCAGCAGAACATCATCCCCGTCGTGGACACGGCGCTCAAGGAGGCGGGCGTCGCCGCCGACCGGATCGACGCCATCGCCTTCACGCGCGGCCCGGGGCTGGTCGGATCGCTGCTCGTGGGCGTGTCGTTCACCAAGGGGCTTTCGATCGCCCGCAACATCCCGATGGTCGAGGTCAACCACCTTCAGGGGCACATCCTCTCGCACTTCATCGACCTTCGGGACCGCACGCTGCCCCATCCGGACTTTCCGTTCCTGTGTCTTCTGGTGAGCGGCGGCCACACGCAGATCGTGCGCGTGGACTCCCCGCTCGAAATGGAGATCATCGGCACGACGATCGACGACGCCGCAGGCGAGGCCTTCGACAAGTGCGCCAAGGTGATGGGGCTGCCCTACCCGGGCGGTCCGGTGATCGACCGTCTGGCCAAGGAGGGCGATCCGAAGGCATTCCGCTTCGCGCATCCCCGCGTCGAGGGCTACGACTATTCGTTCTCGGGCCTGAAAACCTCGTTCCTCTACACGCTGCGCGACGCCGTGGCCGCAGACCCCGACTTCATCGAGACGCACAAGGCCGACCTCTGCGCCTCGCTGCAAGGGACCATCGTCGAGATTCTGCTCGACAAACTCATCCGCGCCTCGAAGGAGACGGGCATCCGCGACATCGCCATCGCGGGCGGCGTCTCGGCCAACTCGGGCCTGCGCGACGGCATCGCCGAAGCGGGCCGCCGGCGCGGCTGGCGAACGTTCCTTCCGGAGTTCAAGTTCACGACCGACAACGCGGCGATGATCGCCATGGCGGGCTACTACCGCTACCTGCGGGGCGACTTCTCGTCGCTCGACGTCTCGCCCGTGGCGCGGCTCGAGGAGTTGTAA